A stretch of the Desulfobaculum bizertense DSM 18034 genome encodes the following:
- a CDS encoding EutN/CcmL family microcompartment protein, with product MIIAKVIGNVWATRKEDTLNGLKLMVVQRVDLADKAAHESFIAVDCVGAGIGEQVLVTTGSSARQALRNEQSPVDAAIVGIIDELTAS from the coding sequence ATGATTATCGCCAAGGTTATCGGCAACGTTTGGGCCACGCGCAAGGAAGACACCCTCAACGGGTTGAAGTTGATGGTTGTTCAGCGTGTGGACCTTGCAGATAAGGCCGCTCATGAAAGCTTTATCGCAGTGGATTGTGTAGGTGCTGGCATTGGCGAGCAGGTTCTGGTGACAACCGGAAGCTCTGCCAGACAGGCCCTGCGCAACGAACAGAGTCCTGTTGATGCTGCCATCGTCGGTATTATCGACGAGCTGACGGCGTCTTAA
- a CDS encoding phosphate propanoyltransferase, producing MNENAIREILNGVIKNVMGEMHCDTAAPASPSCATETGPIPVEISARHVHLSEADAIELFGHPLTAVRELSQPGQFLAEERVRLIGPKGVMNNVAVLGPSRSTSQVEVSKTDARSLGIKDAPVRQSGDLKGSAGVILASQNGIIGLEEGLIVASRHIHMGPADAARLGLHDKDVVCVKINGDRPVILEDVLVRVGDNFKLAMHIDADEGNSCGWSPKVTGTIVRK from the coding sequence ATGAACGAGAACGCAATTAGAGAAATCCTGAACGGGGTTATTAAGAATGTCATGGGAGAAATGCACTGCGATACCGCAGCTCCCGCATCCCCGTCCTGCGCTACGGAGACTGGACCTATTCCAGTCGAAATTTCTGCACGTCACGTGCACCTGAGTGAAGCTGATGCCATTGAGCTTTTTGGTCATCCCCTGACCGCTGTTCGTGAACTTTCCCAGCCCGGACAGTTCCTTGCAGAAGAGCGTGTCAGACTCATCGGTCCCAAGGGCGTCATGAACAACGTTGCTGTTCTTGGCCCCTCTCGCAGCACCTCCCAGGTTGAGGTGTCCAAGACTGATGCCCGTTCTCTCGGCATCAAAGACGCTCCCGTGCGCCAGTCCGGCGACCTCAAGGGTTCCGCTGGTGTCATCCTGGCTTCCCAGAATGGCATCATTGGTCTCGAAGAGGGCCTGATTGTGGCTTCCCGTCACATTCACATGGGTCCTGCAGACGCTGCACGCCTTGGTCTGCACGACAAAGACGTTGTGTGTGTCAAAATTAATGGCGACCGTCCGGTCATCCTCGAAGATGTCCTGGTTCGCGTTGGCGACAATTTCAAACTGGCTATGCACATTGATGCTGACGAAGGCAACAGCTGTGGCTGGAGCCCGAAAGTCACTGGCACAATTGTGAGAAAGTAG
- a CDS encoding methyl-accepting chemotaxis protein has product MGIFRNLKTMYKIMLPTAALIVIAFIGIGYTTMHKSSRAIRGVAEREMSALVDKYASKIQAHIELGLNQSAALASAFAGMRAQGKTMDRDLAMTLVRTVIESNKNYQGGSTCWEPNTFDGRDSEFVNAPYHDETGRFVPYIYPVGNTTRVIALPEYDVPGAGDYYLVPRDTRRQHVTPPYHYKVDGQQYLLATTATPILVNGKALGAVTLDLNIQKLNDLIKSIKPYGTGYAFLMTNKGVIVAHPDESLICKNLFQVRSSDHYETLRQAMANTQPLSEIHTSPFTGEKTLVRYIPISLGQSGEHWYIGINAPLDKILADATELTNFIMLAGGLTILAVLIVIFFIARSISKPMGVMADAAKEVADGNYDVHVDDSKFGGEIRDLNNAFQLMVAGLVDNISKAKEMTKQAEEQTDKAQIALKDAEEAKKLAENAKREGMLQAAEDLTGIVTQISSATEELEAQIHESNKGSEVQKDRTAEAATAVEQMNASVLEIARSASHAANSAEQAKSQAKDGGSIVRNVVSNISEIHAMAGKMETGLNELGTQAQDIGQVMNVITDIADQTNLLALNAAIEAARAGEAGRGFAVVADEVRKLAEKTMTATKEVAQSVSAIQNGAQKNIDNMGQTANEVSKSTGLAKEAGEALEKIVTIVDSTADQVMAIATASEEQSAASEQINKSTEEVNLIAGDNAQAMEESSRAVTELANLTEQLTSIIQQLRNA; this is encoded by the coding sequence GTGGGGATCTTTCGCAATTTGAAAACAATGTACAAGATCATGTTGCCTACCGCCGCACTCATAGTCATCGCATTCATTGGGATCGGCTATACAACTATGCACAAAAGTTCTCGTGCAATTCGCGGCGTTGCAGAGCGTGAGATGTCAGCGCTCGTCGACAAATATGCGAGCAAAATTCAAGCTCACATAGAACTCGGGCTGAACCAGTCGGCAGCATTGGCTTCTGCGTTTGCAGGTATGCGTGCGCAAGGAAAAACAATGGACAGAGACCTTGCAATGACCCTTGTACGCACTGTTATTGAAAGCAATAAAAACTATCAGGGTGGTAGCACATGCTGGGAACCTAACACGTTTGATGGACGTGATAGTGAATTCGTCAATGCGCCGTATCATGATGAAACAGGACGTTTTGTTCCATATATTTATCCTGTAGGGAACACAACACGAGTTATAGCTCTTCCTGAATACGACGTACCCGGTGCAGGAGATTATTATCTTGTTCCCAGGGATACACGTCGACAACACGTTACACCGCCCTACCACTACAAGGTTGATGGACAGCAGTACCTTCTTGCAACGACAGCAACTCCAATCCTTGTCAACGGAAAAGCCCTTGGCGCGGTCACCCTTGACCTGAACATCCAGAAACTCAACGACCTTATCAAAAGCATTAAGCCCTACGGCACAGGCTATGCTTTCCTGATGACGAATAAGGGCGTCATCGTAGCACACCCAGACGAAAGTCTAATTTGCAAAAATCTTTTCCAGGTCAGAAGCTCTGACCATTATGAGACACTGCGGCAGGCAATGGCTAACACCCAGCCTCTCTCAGAAATCCACACTTCTCCATTCACTGGAGAAAAAACTCTTGTCCGCTATATTCCCATTAGTCTTGGGCAATCCGGCGAGCACTGGTATATCGGAATCAACGCTCCGCTGGACAAAATTCTTGCGGATGCCACCGAGTTAACAAACTTCATCATGCTCGCAGGCGGCCTGACTATTCTTGCCGTTCTGATTGTTATCTTCTTCATCGCCCGAAGCATTTCCAAACCAATGGGTGTCATGGCCGATGCGGCAAAAGAAGTCGCAGACGGAAACTATGATGTCCATGTTGACGACTCAAAGTTTGGTGGTGAAATTCGCGACCTGAATAACGCCTTCCAGCTCATGGTTGCAGGTCTTGTGGATAACATCTCCAAAGCAAAAGAAATGACAAAGCAGGCTGAGGAGCAGACAGACAAGGCACAGATTGCGCTCAAGGACGCAGAAGAAGCCAAAAAGCTGGCAGAAAATGCCAAACGTGAAGGCATGTTGCAGGCGGCAGAGGACCTGACAGGCATTGTCACTCAGATTTCAAGTGCAACAGAAGAGCTTGAAGCACAGATTCATGAGTCCAACAAGGGTTCCGAGGTTCAAAAGGACCGCACAGCAGAAGCTGCAACAGCTGTTGAACAAATGAATGCCAGTGTCTTGGAAATCGCCCGAAGCGCAAGCCACGCCGCAAACTCCGCAGAGCAGGCCAAGTCGCAGGCCAAAGATGGCGGAAGCATCGTGCGAAATGTCGTTTCCAACATTTCAGAAATTCACGCGATGGCAGGCAAAATGGAAACAGGCCTCAACGAACTTGGTACTCAGGCTCAGGACATTGGTCAGGTCATGAATGTCATTACCGACATTGCAGACCAGACCAACCTTCTTGCACTCAACGCTGCAATTGAAGCTGCCCGCGCTGGTGAAGCGGGACGCGGATTTGCTGTTGTTGCAGATGAAGTCCGAAAGCTTGCCGAAAAAACAATGACGGCAACCAAGGAAGTCGCCCAGTCTGTCAGCGCAATTCAGAACGGCGCTCAGAAAAATATCGACAACATGGGTCAGACGGCAAACGAAGTTTCCAAGAGTACAGGACTTGCAAAAGAAGCGGGTGAGGCTCTTGAAAAAATCGTAACCATTGTGGATTCCACAGCAGATCAGGTTATGGCTATTGCCACGGCCTCGGAAGAGCAGTCCGCCGCAAGCGAACAAATCAACAAGAGCACAGAGGAAGTCAACCTTATTGCAGGTGACAATGCACAGGCAATGGAAGAATCTTCCCGCGCAGTGACAGAGCTTGCAAACCTGACCGAGCAGCTCACGTCTATTATTCAGCAACTTCGTAACGCATAG
- the eutJ gene encoding ethanolamine utilization protein EutJ has protein sequence MDFTAIDQQITALEQCLETTVEVDPNEELLVGVDLGTAYIVVVVLNGKKEPVACAMEFAQVVKDGLVVDYIGATRIVRKLVQELEERLGRPLTHAAIAVPPGTSENDCKTHRYVVEAAELEVTNILDEPTAANAVLGLQNGVIVDIGGGTTGLSVLEDGKVTYVADEATGGTHLTLVISGNYRVSFEEAEDLKKAKDRQKEILPVVRPVVQKMGTIVKDHIEGRDVSAVYLVGGTCCLKDIEKVMEKEIGVPVYKPANPFLVTPLGIALNCSA, from the coding sequence ATGGATTTCACTGCCATAGATCAGCAGATAACCGCTTTGGAGCAGTGTTTGGAAACCACCGTTGAGGTGGACCCAAACGAAGAGCTTCTTGTTGGTGTGGACCTTGGTACCGCCTACATTGTAGTCGTGGTGCTGAATGGGAAGAAAGAGCCCGTGGCCTGCGCAATGGAGTTTGCTCAGGTGGTTAAAGACGGTCTGGTGGTGGATTACATTGGCGCCACCAGAATTGTTCGCAAACTGGTTCAGGAGTTGGAGGAGCGTCTCGGACGTCCTCTGACTCATGCTGCCATTGCGGTTCCTCCCGGAACCTCTGAGAACGACTGTAAGACCCATCGGTATGTGGTTGAAGCCGCAGAATTGGAAGTCACCAATATTCTGGATGAACCGACTGCCGCAAATGCTGTTCTGGGGCTTCAGAATGGTGTCATCGTCGACATCGGCGGTGGCACTACGGGTCTTTCTGTTCTCGAAGATGGAAAGGTCACGTATGTGGCTGACGAAGCAACTGGTGGCACGCATCTGACTCTGGTTATTTCTGGCAATTATCGGGTGAGCTTTGAAGAGGCCGAAGACCTCAAAAAAGCCAAGGACCGTCAGAAGGAAATTCTGCCTGTTGTCCGCCCGGTTGTTCAGAAGATGGGCACGATTGTCAAAGATCACATTGAAGGCCGTGACGTTTCCGCCGTCTATCTCGTCGGTGGTACCTGCTGCCTCAAGGATATTGAGAAAGTAATGGAAAAAGAGATTGGCGTGCCTGTCTACAAGCCCGCAAATCCTTTCCTCGTTACGCCTCTTGGCATTGCCCTTAACTGCAGCGCGTAG
- a CDS encoding BMC domain-containing protein — protein MRLSTIGCIELNSIAVGIHAADEMIKAAEVQLVMARPTCPGRYIAIVTGDTSAVTSSVEVGRAIGGDMVVDWFTIPSVHYQVIPALSGTSIVTPVDSLGVIETCTTASCILAADAAAKAGLVDLLEIRMAAGLGGKAFVLMTGDVSSVQASVDAGVAGVGDGGPVLSHVVIPSPSKGLIEQIV, from the coding sequence ATGAGATTGAGCACAATTGGCTGCATTGAACTGAACAGCATTGCGGTTGGCATCCATGCCGCCGACGAAATGATCAAGGCTGCAGAAGTTCAGCTTGTTATGGCCCGTCCCACCTGTCCCGGCCGCTATATTGCGATTGTTACCGGTGACACTTCTGCCGTAACCAGTTCTGTTGAAGTTGGTCGAGCCATTGGCGGCGACATGGTCGTTGACTGGTTCACCATTCCCAGCGTTCATTATCAGGTCATTCCTGCTCTGAGCGGAACCTCCATCGTGACGCCTGTTGATTCTCTTGGCGTTATCGAAACCTGTACGACTGCCTCCTGCATTCTGGCTGCTGATGCCGCTGCAAAGGCTGGTCTGGTTGACCTTCTCGAGATCCGTATGGCTGCCGGTCTTGGTGGCAAGGCCTTCGTTCTCATGACTGGTGATGTGAGTTCTGTTCAGGCATCCGTCGACGCTGGCGTTGCTGGCGTTGGTGACGGTGGACCTGTTCTGAGTCATGTTGTGATCCCGTCCCCGAGCAAGGGACTTATTGAGCAGATCGTTTAG
- a CDS encoding BMC domain-containing protein — protein sequence MSKMMNEPTQRVIQEYVPGKQVTLAHVVASPHPSIFLKLGMEEGNDAIGILTITPSEGVIIAADVATKAANVEIGFLDRFGGSLLLTGDVSSVESSLRAVLEYCDEQLHYACVDMTRS from the coding sequence ATGTCAAAGATGATGAATGAGCCAACGCAGCGTGTCATTCAGGAATACGTTCCCGGCAAGCAGGTGACTCTTGCCCATGTTGTGGCCAGCCCACACCCAAGCATCTTTTTGAAGCTGGGTATGGAAGAGGGGAATGACGCCATTGGAATTTTGACCATTACTCCAAGCGAAGGTGTCATCATCGCGGCGGACGTAGCGACCAAGGCTGCGAATGTTGAGATTGGTTTTCTTGACCGCTTCGGAGGATCACTCCTTTTGACTGGTGATGTTTCGAGTGTTGAGTCCTCTTTGCGGGCTGTGCTCGAATACTGTGATGAGCAGCTGCACTATGCCTGCGTGGACATGACCCGTTCATAA
- a CDS encoding SGNH/GDSL hydrolase family protein, with protein MVKRLVAFGDSFSDNGLSFGCGYNRLSNGLVWVEYLAKKLELPLEDRAWCGAQSGLGNVSGSKDWSGLKWQVENYAPESEIESTLHTVLIGINDVCYGDVSPESVVENILNALQELEEKGARYVMLATVPDITHAPAYRTDYANIAESVRELTYAVNTKIRALAQDATAFEKLTLYLFDAQRVFDEMIATQAFRVMDRQWSGTYSYPDPDGYMWWDRWHPMTATHKMVAEAAYTALPQWIKKNEC; from the coding sequence ATGGTGAAGCGACTTGTGGCCTTTGGCGACAGCTTTTCAGATAACGGCCTGAGCTTTGGTTGTGGATATAATCGTTTAAGTAATGGTCTGGTCTGGGTCGAGTATCTGGCAAAAAAGCTCGAACTCCCCTTGGAAGACCGGGCCTGGTGTGGTGCGCAGAGCGGATTGGGAAATGTTTCTGGTTCAAAGGACTGGTCTGGGTTGAAATGGCAGGTCGAGAACTATGCACCAGAGTCCGAGATTGAGTCGACACTCCATACTGTGCTGATTGGTATCAATGATGTGTGCTATGGTGATGTCTCTCCTGAGTCTGTGGTGGAAAATATTTTGAATGCCTTGCAGGAACTGGAAGAGAAGGGTGCCCGTTATGTGATGCTCGCTACAGTCCCAGACATTACGCACGCCCCGGCATACAGAACAGATTATGCGAATATTGCAGAATCCGTTCGTGAACTGACGTACGCCGTCAATACAAAGATTCGTGCCCTGGCGCAGGATGCAACCGCATTTGAAAAACTGACTCTGTATCTTTTTGATGCTCAGCGTGTGTTTGATGAGATGATTGCAACTCAGGCTTTCCGGGTCATGGACAGACAGTGGAGTGGAACATACAGCTATCCCGATCCTGATGGGTACATGTGGTGGGATAGATGGCACCCCATGACTGCAACGCATAAGATGGTTGCAGAGGCGGCATACACAGCTCTCCCTCAGTGGATAAAAAAGAATGAGTGCTAA
- a CDS encoding BMC domain-containing protein, translating into MDTLGVVESRGIAAGAELADMMVKVADVELVRAGTICSGRYLIYVSGDREAVEASVTAARESGRPLKDSFVISNISPQVTAVLKKSQRARLGDALGVIECRSVSSGVNAADCAVKQASIELLRLVTGQGINGKSYFVIGGDVAAVREAAESAKTALGKNLLDAVVIPRPDISVVRALTSGVR; encoded by the coding sequence GTGGATACCCTTGGTGTTGTGGAGAGTAGAGGCATAGCTGCTGGTGCCGAGCTGGCAGATATGATGGTCAAAGTTGCCGACGTTGAGCTTGTACGGGCAGGAACAATTTGTTCCGGCCGCTACCTGATCTACGTGAGTGGTGACCGAGAGGCTGTGGAGGCCTCGGTTACAGCAGCTCGCGAGTCAGGACGTCCGCTCAAGGACAGCTTTGTTATCTCCAATATTTCACCTCAGGTGACGGCTGTGCTCAAGAAGAGCCAAAGAGCCAGACTCGGTGATGCTTTGGGAGTTATTGAGTGCCGCTCAGTTTCTTCTGGAGTCAATGCCGCTGACTGTGCCGTGAAGCAGGCCAGTATTGAACTGCTTCGGCTGGTGACAGGACAGGGTATTAATGGAAAATCGTATTTCGTGATCGGTGGGGATGTTGCTGCTGTTCGAGAGGCCGCTGAGTCCGCAAAAACTGCGCTTGGCAAGAACCTTTTGGACGCGGTGGTTATCCCCCGGCCCGACATCTCGGTTGTTCGGGCCCTAACAAGCGGTGTGAGGTAA
- a CDS encoding 1-propanol dehydrogenase PduQ, which yields MTQFYGKTKICYGEDALETLEQVAAKQAFIVTDPFMVKNGFADRIKSHLDRAGIGHRVFDGVEPDPSLETVTRGVSLFMKDNADLLIAFGGGSSIDAAKAIAFFAHKVSPEKAKPMLVAIPTTSGTGSEVTAISVITDKVNNVKIPLNDEELIPDMAILDARFTRTLPAKMTAATGMDVLTHAIEAYVSLDANAFTSIYAKYAMRYVFKYLFRAYVCGDDMEAREHMLLGSCMAGMAFNNSGLGITHGVAHSLGGLFHIPHGLANAVILPHAIRFNAFDAGVKYREIAELLSLPASTVEEGVASLIKAVKDLNESMGIPNRISGLQIAEKVYRDSMDTIAKNVLDDICTAGNPRRPFLGDVKTLLEHAW from the coding sequence GTGACACAATTCTACGGAAAAACCAAAATATGCTACGGCGAAGATGCCCTGGAGACCCTCGAGCAGGTAGCTGCAAAGCAGGCCTTCATCGTGACCGATCCCTTTATGGTCAAAAACGGGTTCGCCGATCGTATTAAGAGCCATCTGGATCGCGCTGGCATTGGCCATCGTGTTTTTGATGGGGTTGAGCCAGATCCGTCTTTGGAGACAGTAACCAGAGGCGTGTCGCTGTTCATGAAGGACAACGCTGATTTGCTTATTGCATTCGGCGGTGGTTCTTCTATTGACGCAGCAAAAGCAATCGCATTTTTTGCCCATAAGGTGAGCCCGGAAAAGGCCAAGCCCATGCTGGTGGCTATTCCCACCACAAGTGGCACCGGTTCCGAAGTGACTGCCATCTCCGTTATCACTGACAAAGTGAACAACGTGAAGATTCCTCTTAATGACGAGGAACTCATTCCTGACATGGCAATCCTGGACGCCCGCTTTACCCGTACACTTCCGGCCAAAATGACCGCTGCAACGGGTATGGACGTTCTGACTCACGCTATTGAGGCATACGTTTCTTTGGATGCCAATGCTTTCACCAGCATTTATGCCAAGTACGCCATGCGCTACGTGTTTAAGTATCTGTTCCGCGCTTATGTGTGTGGCGACGATATGGAAGCACGCGAGCACATGCTGCTCGGTTCCTGCATGGCAGGCATGGCATTCAATAACAGCGGACTTGGAATCACCCACGGCGTTGCTCATAGCCTTGGCGGATTGTTCCATATTCCTCACGGCCTTGCCAACGCAGTGATTCTGCCTCACGCCATCCGCTTCAACGCGTTTGACGCAGGCGTCAAGTACCGCGAAATCGCTGAGCTTCTTTCTTTGCCTGCTTCCACGGTGGAAGAGGGCGTGGCTAGCCTGATTAAGGCAGTCAAAGATCTCAACGAGTCCATGGGAATCCCGAACCGTATCAGCGGTCTTCAGATCGCCGAAAAGGTGTACCGGGACAGCATGGACACAATCGCCAAGAATGTCCTGGATGACATTTGTACGGCTGGTAACCCCAGACGTCCTTTCCTTGGCGACGTCAAGACGCTTTTGGAGCATGCCTGGTAG
- a CDS encoding BMC domain-containing protein has protein sequence MMNALGMIETKGLVGAVEAADAMVKAANVELIGREQVGGGLVTVLVRGDVGAVKAATDAGAAAADRVGELISIHVIPRPHSEVETILPQRAGK, from the coding sequence ATGATGAATGCTCTGGGTATGATCGAGACGAAAGGTCTCGTTGGCGCTGTTGAAGCTGCTGACGCAATGGTGAAGGCTGCTAACGTTGAACTCATCGGCCGCGAGCAGGTCGGTGGCGGTCTGGTGACCGTTCTGGTTCGTGGTGATGTGGGTGCAGTCAAGGCTGCTACTGACGCTGGTGCAGCTGCTGCTGACCGTGTTGGTGAACTCATCAGCATCCACGTTATCCCCCGTCCCCACAGCGAAGTGGAGACCATCCTTCCCCAGCGCGCAGGTAAATAA
- a CDS encoding EutP/PduV family microcompartment system protein codes for MEKMLLAGETGVGKSDLIRTLSGLDFRSRRAMAVEFCGQFINTPGEFLENPRFYPALITSAADCTILALVQDATRKTSQFPPMFVPMFNRKVIGIVTRIEREGANRKLAERFLRNAGVKDIYFVSCETGVGLDALRELLHEPQD; via the coding sequence ATGGAAAAGATGCTGCTGGCAGGTGAGACTGGAGTCGGAAAAAGCGATTTGATTCGTACTCTCTCTGGTCTGGATTTTCGTTCACGCCGGGCTATGGCTGTTGAGTTTTGTGGTCAGTTTATCAATACCCCCGGTGAGTTTTTGGAAAATCCAAGATTTTACCCGGCACTCATTACTTCGGCTGCAGATTGCACCATCCTTGCCCTTGTGCAGGATGCCACCAGAAAAACCAGCCAGTTTCCGCCAATGTTTGTCCCAATGTTTAACCGAAAGGTTATCGGGATTGTGACCCGCATTGAAAGAGAAGGGGCGAACCGCAAACTTGCGGAGCGTTTTCTTCGGAACGCTGGGGTAAAAGACATATATTTTGTGAGCTGCGAAACTGGCGTGGGGCTTGATGCTCTTCGAGAGCTGTTGCATGAGCCTCAGGATTAA
- the eutM gene encoding ethanolamine utilization microcompartment protein EutM, producing MSSNALGMIETKGLVGAVEAADAMVKAANVTLIGKTKVGGGLVTVMVRGDVGAVKAATDAGAAAAQTVGELVSVHVIPRPHGEVETILPKAGE from the coding sequence TTGAGCTCTAACGCACTCGGAATGATCGAAACCAAGGGACTCGTAGGCGCTGTCGAAGCAGCTGACGCAATGGTCAAAGCTGCTAACGTCACCCTGATCGGCAAGACCAAAGTTGGCGGCGGCCTCGTGACCGTTATGGTTCGTGGCGACGTGGGTGCTGTCAAGGCAGCTACCGACGCAGGCGCAGCAGCAGCTCAGACTGTTGGCGAGCTCGTTTCCGTTCACGTTATCCCCCGTCCTCACGGCGAAGTTGAGACCATCCTTCCCAAGGCCGGTGAATAA
- a CDS encoding 4Fe-4S dicluster domain-containing protein, which translates to MKEQIVTRIKEAGVVGAGGAGLPTHVKADASVDTVLVNGASCEPLLMSDPYLLESECQTVIRGLQTMMDCVGAKRGIICLKGKHEHAMAVVKDAVAKVPGGQIEVFELKDFYPAGDEHVLVHEVLGKTVPERGIPLQVGAVVSNVETLLNVAHAMDGTPVTHRYVTVTGEVKTPMVVKVPVGTAISDMLAYAGGPTIQDYKVVDGGPMMGRVKASIEEPVTKTTSGLIVLPPEHNVVAGKIKDPERIRKITNSICCQCTRCTDLCPRNLLGHSLHPHKLMRVFASHELDSEVAKEALLCSECGVCEKFACPMMISPREVNAQIKRVLMQGKVRWESSKEELVSSPFRESRFVPTSRLIQRLGLTQYMDHPKTGESFTPSSVTLLLGQHIGAPAQCVVAVGDRVKVGDLLGEIPEGAMGARVHASIDGVVESISDGKVTIRADR; encoded by the coding sequence ATGAAAGAGCAGATTGTGACACGGATTAAAGAAGCTGGTGTGGTAGGAGCCGGTGGTGCCGGACTTCCGACCCACGTCAAGGCTGACGCCAGTGTTGATACCGTTTTGGTAAACGGTGCTTCCTGCGAGCCGCTTCTGATGAGCGATCCGTATCTCTTGGAATCTGAATGCCAGACGGTGATTCGTGGATTACAGACCATGATGGACTGTGTTGGTGCCAAACGCGGCATCATTTGCCTGAAAGGCAAGCACGAACACGCAATGGCAGTGGTAAAAGACGCCGTGGCCAAAGTACCCGGTGGTCAGATTGAAGTCTTTGAACTCAAGGATTTTTATCCGGCTGGTGACGAGCATGTGCTCGTTCACGAAGTGCTTGGCAAGACGGTCCCAGAACGAGGCATTCCTCTCCAGGTGGGAGCTGTGGTCAGTAATGTTGAAACCCTTTTAAACGTCGCTCATGCCATGGATGGAACGCCGGTCACGCACCGGTACGTGACGGTCACTGGCGAGGTGAAAACCCCGATGGTGGTCAAAGTTCCAGTTGGCACCGCTATTTCTGACATGCTCGCCTATGCAGGCGGGCCGACAATTCAGGATTATAAAGTGGTCGACGGTGGTCCTATGATGGGCCGGGTAAAGGCATCCATTGAGGAGCCAGTTACCAAGACGACCAGTGGCCTGATTGTTCTGCCGCCAGAGCACAACGTTGTTGCTGGCAAAATTAAAGATCCCGAGCGCATCCGGAAGATAACAAATTCTATTTGTTGCCAGTGTACCCGGTGTACGGATCTGTGTCCCAGAAACCTTCTGGGTCACTCCCTGCATCCGCATAAGCTGATGCGGGTTTTCGCGTCTCATGAACTTGATTCTGAGGTCGCAAAAGAAGCACTTTTGTGCTCCGAGTGTGGCGTGTGCGAAAAGTTCGCATGCCCCATGATGATTTCCCCTCGTGAAGTCAACGCCCAGATCAAGCGTGTCTTGATGCAGGGCAAGGTCCGCTGGGAGTCCTCCAAAGAGGAACTGGTCAGCAGCCCGTTTAGAGAAAGCCGTTTTGTTCCGACCTCGCGCCTTATTCAGCGCCTTGGTCTGACCCAGTACATGGATCATCCCAAGACTGGTGAAAGCTTTACTCCGTCTTCCGTTACTCTGCTCCTCGGACAGCACATTGGCGCTCCGGCCCAGTGTGTGGTTGCTGTTGGCGACCGGGTAAAGGTTGGCGACCTGTTGGGTGAAATTCCTGAAGGTGCAATGGGTGCACGAGTTCACGCCAGCATTGATGGCGTAGTTGAATCTATCTCTGACGGCAAAGTGACCATCAGAGCTGATCGATAG